A stretch of Palaemon carinicauda isolate YSFRI2023 chromosome 34, ASM3689809v2, whole genome shotgun sequence DNA encodes these proteins:
- the LOC137626709 gene encoding uncharacterized protein, translated as MITSEIKVQRSSITLMITIEIKVKRSSVTPMITSEIKVKRSSVPLMLTSEIKVKRSSVTSMITSEIKVKTSSVTPMITSEIKVKRSSVTPMIKSEMKVKRSSVTPMTTSEIKVKRSSVTLNITSEIKVKRPSVTPMITSETKVKRSSVTPMITSEIKVKRSSVTHDYKGNQCQIVNCHSYDYK; from the coding sequence atgattacaagtgaaatcaaggtccAAAGGTCAAGCATCACTCTCATGATTACAattgaaatcaaggtcaaaaggtcaagtgtcactcctatgattacaagtgaaataaaGGTCAAAAGGTCTAGTGTCCCTCTTATGCTTACAAGTGAAATAAAGGTCAAAAGGTCCAGTGTCACTTCtatgattacaagtgaaataaaGGTCAAAACGTCAAGTGTCACTCCtatgattacaagtgaaataaaGGTCAAAAGATCAAGTGTCACTCCTATGATTAAAAGTGAAatgaaggtcaaaaggtcaagtgtcaCTCCTATGACTACAAGTGAaataaaggtcaaaaggtcaagtgtcaCTCTTAATATTACAAGTGAAATAAAGGTCAAAAGGCCAAGTGTCACTCCTATGATTACAAGTGAAacaaaggtcaaaaggtcaagtgtcactcctatgattacaagtgaaataaaGGTCAAAAGATCAAGTGTCACTCATGATTACAAGGGAAATCAATGTCAAATAGTCAACTGTCACTcttatgattacaagtga